From the genome of Halobacteriovorax marinus SJ:
TGGTCAACTCTGACTTAGATCAATTCTTTAAAGAATTTAATCAAAATATGTACGAAGCCTTTCACAAGAAAGTAAGTTTTATAGATGTATTATCTAATATCTTTATTCAAAGCGTTTATGCTCAAGAGTCAGATTACTTACAACTTCCTGATGGAAAGGAAGTTCCTCACTACCGCAGAAAAGGCTATGATAAAACTAAAAAACCTCTTCTAAGTCTCTATAAAAATGACAATTTAGATTATAATGTCAATCAAACAAATCAAGTTCTACTAGCTTCTATTATGGCAATCTCTGCTGACTTAGAACTAAATGATATGGCCAATTATAGAAATAAGAAGGTGAACCTACCTGCTAACTTAAAGAAGCTTTATAAGAAAATTGAGAGTCTCGCAAATACATGTCACTCTGAAAGCGTTTCTACAAAAGGTAAGTTTGTAGAGGGTAGTGAAGCGACAAAAATGCTTACTGCTCTTGATAGAGTAAATGAAAGAATTAATCGCTTAGAAAATATGTCAACTCTTTGGTGGCAAGAACTCGATGAGCTGGTTTGGAATAGAACATCATTCCACTTTGATCCAGATTCCAAATCGTATGAGATTTGTAAAGTTGAGAGGATTAAAGAGATTCATTACGATAGAAATCTTTGCGAAAATATGGATAAGATTACAGATTGTCTTGTGGCCTTTAGAAGTAGTGGACGTGTAAACGAGAAAACGCTTACAGACGATCAAATGGACTTATTGCTAGAGAACCCTGCCGGTCGTGACTATGGTCAAGACGATGTCCTAAGATGGATTCAAAAATAATAAAGAAAAATTAATTAATGTATATTTTAGTTCTTTCGATAAGTTAGGTAAACTTATCGGGAGAGTTCAATGAAGTTTCTAATAACTCTTTTTCTTCTAGTGTCACAAGTCAATGCACAAGAAAACTTTGGAATAGAAGAGAAAGTAAATTCAGTGGCCAAGAGAGGGGTTCGAAGAATCCTTGTTCAAGATTTTATCGCTAAGCTTGAGAAGTTTAGAAGCCATGAAAATAAACCAAAAGAATACTATGAGTCTCTTGGTTTAAATAAAAGAGAACTCGGTTTACTTCTTGGGTCTACTCCTAGTGTACTCAAGAATAGTTTGCCGAAAATGTCTTTAACAAAAAGTGGAATTATCACGTTTACATATAAGAATAAGACAGCTTCTTTTTCTATTGATGATTTAAATAAACATCAAATTCGTATAGAGGGGAGAGTTGTCGCTCTTCCAAGTTATGAGATAAAAGAATTTGATAAGTATATTCTTGCTTTTCATAAGAATATTGCAAAGGCTTTTCCTAAGAAAGTTTCGCTCTTGAATCTCTTTAATGAATTATTTTTGATTCAATCTGCTAGTGCCCAATATTATTCAGCTGAAGAAATGTCGGGAGAGGAATATTTAAATCTTCCCGATGGAAAAGAAGTTCCACATTTCCCAAGAAAAGGTTGGGAGAAGGATAAGCCAGAGATAAGATCATTGTATGAGAATAGTAATTTAGATTACAATGTAAATCAAACACTTCAAGTCCTTACCGTTGCGATAATGGCCATTTCTGTTGATTTAGGACTAAACGATATGGCAAATTATAGAAATAAGAAGAAAAACTTACCGGAAAATCTTAAAAAATTTTATAAGAGAATTGATGAGATGGCGACGACTTGTGATAAGGAGAAGCTAGAGACTAATGGGAAATTTAGAGAGGGAAGTGATGCGACCAATATGCTTATTGCTCTTGATCGAGTAAATGAGCGAATTAATCGCTTAGAGAATATGTCAACTCTTTGGTGGAATGAACTCAATCCACTTTTGTGGAATCATACTTCATTTAGATTTGATCCTGATTCAAAATCTTATAATATTTGTCTTGTGAAGAGAATTAAAGAAATTTATCACGATCCAAAACTATGTGATAATTTAGATAAGATTACTAAGTGCCTGATCGCCTTTAGAAGTAGTGGAAGAGTGATAGATAAAACTCTCACAGACGATCAAATGGATCTCTTACTTGAAAATTACGGTGGGAGAGACTATGGTGAGAAAGATATTCTTAGATGGATGAATGAAAAATAACTTTAAATTCTAGGCCAGATTTCTTCTGGCCTTTTTTTGCCTCAAATTTGTGGCTATAAACTGATCTCTATATAATCACAATTTTAATTACTTATCTAATGCTTTAAGAATTAGTTTAGAGTCAGCTCCAGTGTCATCTAATATATACTAAAGAGATATACTCAAGTATCCGAGAAGCATAGAAAGTATTTTTAAAATAGGTAATGAATGAAAATAATTATGAAAAACACGCTGCTCTTTCTTGCTTTTATTCTTAGCTTAGATTCAACTCTAGCGCTGCCATATTCTACAGAACGTGGAATACAACTCTACACTGAAGTTCCAGAAAATTTCTATAGCTCTAACGCTAAGAGATGTCTTGAAGAGGCCAATAAGAAAGGCACAATGAGTGAATTAGATCAAAAACTAGGATGCTCTAATCACGAAACTGCGGAGAAGATTTGTTCATGTGTTGATATGCTCTTTGACGAGGATCAGGTTAAGCAGTACCTAGAGAGTCCAGGCGTTGCAAATCTATCAAATATGATTGAAGGGAGTAAGAGCTTTGAATTAGAAAGGCTGACGCCGCATAGTTTAATGGTTAGTGACGTGAATGATATAAATATGATCTATGAAGAGATGGGTGTTGGAGCATGCTCTTTTGGATCAAATGATCCTTTCTTTGAAAAAGTAGGAAATAAGTTCATTGGTCATAGAGACAGCCTCAAGAAGCAAGCTCTCGCTAGAGAAGATTTAAATAGACAGCATCAAATTTTCAATAGGGAGCTAAAAAGACTTGGAAAGAGTAATCCTTCAAGAGATGAAATCTTTGAACTCTCTAAGATTGTAAGCGCGGAAAGTGGAAAAGACTTCTTCTTAGAGAGAAGAATTAATGAGCTTAGAAGTTTTGATGTTCACGATGAAGATACAACTGCTAAGAATGATATTAGACTTCAAATTATTAATGAGTATATCTCTTTTCACCAACATGAAATAACGAGAGGAGTTGACTCTGATGAATTTCAAATTGATAAAGTGTCTAGAAATGTAACTAAGGAGAGTGGACGAGAAGGTTGTAGAAATCTTCTATCCTATGTTTCGGTTAAAAAAGAAGAAGATCAAGAAAAGAAGATCTTAGAGTTTTTCTCAAACTTTTTTCCAGATAGCTACTTAGATAAGGCCGTAGATGAACAAGATAGAGCGGAGAGGCTTAATGATATTCAAACGCGAAATAATGGATTAGATGCAATTCTATCTATGCGCCAGACTCCAGAGTTTAAAAAAGATATTCTTTATTGCAGTAAGTATAATCAATTTAAAGAGAAAATGAGAGAGATCTCAGAGAATGAAGAATTAAAGAAAGCGCTAGTTGAACTTGAATCTTTAAAAGATAACACTCTACTTAATATTCTCTCCAGAGCTTCTTCATCTGAAGATCAAGAAATTAAAGATGTACTTGAGAAAATTGAAAATCTAGAAAATGAAATCATGGCAAAATTTAATATGCCAAATAAAGAAGAGCTTCAAAAAGCACTTATGGCCTTTAAGTTTTGGAAAGTTGATAAAGGTGTAAAAACTGTTGTCTCTGAAGATGGTACACTCGCTCTAGAGACTAGCTCTAGACCAAATGGGGGGCGCCGCTCATTATCTGATAGAATGAATGATCGTACACGTACCATTAGAAACTCTAAAAGAGTTGCGAGATATGTTGCAAATCCATCATCTTTATCGGTAGCTGGTTCAAATAATAATAGCAGTAATACAGCAGTCGGTAGCCGTAAAAGCCCTAGACCAAGTTCTAGTAGAGGAAATAATGTAAGAGGGGCAACGGCTCAGGTCAATAGTGATATGAGAAATTCTACAAGAAGTGATAACTATTTTAATAGAGGGCAGAATACTTCTCAGGGCCGATCGATGCAAAACTCTCTATCTCGTAGCGAGGAGAGAAGTGGAAGAAGCTTTTCAAATGGTGAGAGCGAAGATCAGTCATATGAAGATTTTCTTGCCAATAGAATTGAGAAGCTTAAAAGAGATAAACTTTCAACAGAGAAAGAACTCAGTGATGAGCTAGCAAGTACAAAAGAGAGTCTTGAATTAGCAAAGCTTAGAGAAGAGTTAAGAAAACAAAGTGAAGAGATTGCTAAATTAACTAAGAAAAAAGAAGAGGTTTCTAATTCTATTGTAGAAGCTCCTTCTACGATTTCTAGACCTGACCCATCTTCATTTAAGTCACCTCTAGCGTCAGCACTTGATAAAGCCTATGGGGCAAAATCGAATCCTGAAGATATTGTCGCTAGAGGAGGAGATAGTGCAGCCTCAAGAGCAACAGCTGCTAATGCAAGCTATTCAGCGCCTGTAGAGGGAGCATCTCAAGGAAGCTCTTCTAGTAGTTCTTCTTCTAACTCTAGTTCTGCTTCACAGTCCGATGATGGTTCCTCAGTTTCTGGAATCAGTCTTTCTTCTCTTAGAAGTATTGGTGAGGATGTACAGGTAATCGATAATACAAGTCTTGGTGAGATTAGACCTATTATGGTCGATGCTTCTTTTGCTGAATTATCAGAGGAAGAGAAGAGATTAAAAATTGAAGAACTTCTAGAAACTACACCTGAAGATGAAGTTTATATAGAATTTCCAGATGGGAAAGTTTTAAAGTTTTCGAAAAAAGATGAAGAGAATAGAGCAAAGAAAGTAGATAAGAAAAATGAAGCTATTGCTAAAGAATTACTTAGAAATCAAAGAAGAGAGAAGTTCTCTTACGATAGATTAAAAGAAATTATTGACGGAAGTAAGGAATAAATAAAAAAGCCCTCATGAAAATGAGGGCCCTTTGAGATTATAAAATATTTATTAATATCTTTCTGCTCTTTTCATTAGCTTCTTCTTCATTTTACCTTTCATATTTAAAAGTAAAAGAATACCACCATGCTCACCGTTGCTATCATTTCCAACAACCGAAACATTTCCAGCTTTCTTTTCATTCATATAGTAACTAAATGTTGCAATTGCTCCATCAATTCCTAAATCAGCTGGTACGAAAATTCCAAATACTTCTGGTCCAACATAGAGGCTCATATTGTGAAACTTTTCAATAGAGAATGCTACCGCTGGTAATTGTCCACCTGCAACACCTGGAAGAGCTCTACCACCTGGAAGTCTTTGTGGATCTAAATTTCCAAGTCTATCATCGAATACATCGTCAAGAGACACTGAAACAGAGAGAAGTGTACCTGAACTTTGTAAGTCCGGAGAAATCTCAATATATGAGTTTGGATACTTAGGAATGTTATATCTAAGTCCACCGTCAAGAACAACATTTTCAAGAACCATAGAAATCATTAGGTTGTCTTGTAAAAGTTGTACGTGTGGTCCATCAACACCTTCTATTTCAATATTAGAAGTGTCAGATTTACATGATGTAAAAGAAAGTAGCCCCAAAAGTGTTAGAAATAGAAACGAGTGTTTCTTTGCTCGAATTAATGCGTTCATTTGTCCTCCAATGAATTTAAATTGCCGTGCTTAAAATCATTGTCGGAAAAAAATTCCTAGCACTTAAAAAAAAGAAAGCAATTTATGTTTATGTCGGGGACAAATACTCGGGTAAAGAAAAGAGTGGAGGCACTTTCATGCCTCCACCCAAAACTGATAAGAAAGGAAAGAGTGGTTATATTTGCTATAACGCTCTTTGTTTGGAAATGAATTGAAGAAGTAACTCTTCGCAATCTACCTCAACACCAAGTTGCTCTAAGAGTTCTTGCTTTTCCTGTACTTTAGTCTCTAATTCGGCCAGTTCAGAAAGAAGTTCAAAGCAGTTGCGAATAATCATAGTCACCTCGAATCAATAAGTTTGATAGGTAAAACTATTGTATCCTTTATTAAACTAAAGTCAAGGCTATAAAAAAAGCACTTCATAAAAAGTGCCTTTTTTAAGTAAAATCAATGTGTTATCTATTTAGTAGCTGGGAGCAATGTAGACATCTATATCAGGATTATACTCGTCTCTGAGTATGGCCTTGATGGCCTCAAGCGTTCCCGTTGTTGAAGATGGGCACGTACCACAGGCCCCTTGGTATTGAACGAGTAGAATATTGTCTTCAAATGAGATTGTTTGGATGTCTCCTCCATCTCCTTGAAGTCCTGGTCTGATTGTCTTATCTAAGATGGCCTCAATCTCTTTTAGCTCAGGGGAGAGGTTAGCTCTTCTCTCTGCTTCTGGATCAGGATCAAAGTAATTAGGATCATGCTTTGGATATTCTGAATTTATGTAGTCCATGATTGTTGGTTCCATACTTTCCCAATCTTCATAGCCAAACTTGGTGATCGTAATGACATTATCGTAGAAGTGAAGTTGATCAACACCACGAACAGTGAAAAGAGTTAAGGCAAGATTATTATCTCCACAGTCCATTGGTGATTTATAACTTGAATTCCCTTCATTCTTTACTGGCTTATCTAGTATAAACTTAAGCGCGTTTGGGTTTGGTGTTGGTTGGATTTGAATGTCCATTTTTTTCCTCTTTTATTTTATAAGAATTCTTTTGTTTTTATAATAGCAGCGACAAGAGCATCTACTTCTTCTTTCGTGTTGTAGACAGAGAATGAGGCCCTAGTTGTTGCAGGTATATTAAATCTCTTCATTAGTGGTTGAGTGCAGTGGTGACCAGTACGAACGGCGATACCTTGTCTATCTAGGAGAGTCCCTATGTCGTGAGGGTGTGCTCCTTCCATTGTGAAAGAGATAACAGATGTTTTTTCTTTTGATGTTCCAATAATCTTGAGGCCATCTATCTTAGAGAGTTGCTCTGTTGCATACTCTAAGAGCTCATGCTCCCATGCCTTTATTGTATCTAGACCTATCTCATTTATATAATCAATGGCCGCTTTAAGAGCAATAACTCCAGCAATATGCGGAGTACCTGCTTCAAATTTATGTGGAAGAGTATTGTAAGTGGTCTTTTCAAAACTAACCACGTCAATCATATCTCCTCCACCCTGGTAAGGAGGCATCTCATTTAATAAATCCTCTTTTCCGTAGAGGACTCCAACACCTGTAGGTCCAAACATTTTATGAGAGCTAAAGGCGAGGAAATCACAGTCTAAGTTCTGAACATCAATTTTCTCATGTGAGATAGACTGTGCTGCATCTACAACATAGATTGCTCCAACATCGTGAGCAAGCTTTATCATCTCAGCAATAGGATTTATCGTTCCTAGAGAATTAGAAATATGATTTGTCGCTACAATCGCCACCTTCTCGTTAAGAAGAATTTTATATGCAGTAAGATCTATTTCACCCAAGTCATTAACTGGAATCTCTATGACTTCTGCGCCGACTTCTTCAGCAATCATTTGCCATGGAACAATATTAGAGTGGTGCTCAAGTGTTGAAAGTAGGATTTGATCACCCTTTTTTAAGAACTTCCTTCCATAGCTTGAGGCAACTAAGTTAAGTGATTCAGTTGTACCCTTAGTAAAAATGACTTCGTAATCATTTCTAGCATTAATGAGATGTTGAATACTCTTTCTCGTCTCTTCGTATTTTATCGTTCCCATCTCACTAAGGTAGTGAACACCTCTGTGAATATTCGCCGCTTCATTTGAGTAGTGGGCGTTGAGTGCGTCTATTACAGGCCTACACTTCAATGTACTAGCGGCATTATCTAAGTAAATTAATGGTCTATCGTGAACAGTTCTAGAAAGTTCAGGAAAGTCATTTCGAATTTTTAAAACATCAAAGTTCTCTAGCATTATTGTCCTTGCTCTAAATGTTCAAAAACATTTTTCTCAAATGATTCAAAGAGAATATTTGAAAGATAATTCTCAATCTGAGTATCTTCTATTTTTAAAATGGCATCCGCACAGAATGCATGAATAAGTAATTTCTGAGCACGCTCCTTACTTAATCCTCTAGACTGTAAATAGAAGGCCTCTTCATCACTCATTTGCCCTACAGTAGCACCGTGGGCACATTTTACGTCGTCAGCATAGACTTCAAGTTGAGGTCTTGTGTCAACGTGTGCCTTCTTCGTTAAGAGAAGGTTTTTATTTAATTGTTCTGAGTTAACTTTCTGTGCATCTCTATCAACGAGTACTTTTCCTGTGAATACTCCACGAGCACTTTCATCTAAAACACCTTTGAAGAGCTGAGAGCTATCAGTGTGTTCAGCATCGTGGTGGATGAGTGAGAAGTTGTCACAGTGCTGTTTACCTGCAAGTGTATAGAGACCATCAACAGAGGCTTCGGCCCCTGGCTCTAGGAGTTTTACTTGAAGATTATGTCTCGCCTTAATTGCACCAGTATTAAAAGTGAAGCTCTTAAAATTTGCATCTCTTTTTAGCGTTGCATTTACACTTCCAGCATGGAAAGCAAGATTGCCCTCTGTCTGAACTTTAATATGTTTAGCTATGGCACCATCTTTTAAAGTAAAGTTTGTGACACTCACCTGGTTATAATTTAAATCATCTGCACCTTGGAAAATTTCTACAAAATTACACTGTGAATGAATATCCATTTCTATATGAATACGCGGCGTAGAGTAGCTATTGGCTTCTGTTGCTTGATGAATAATTGTAATTGGAGCTTCTTGCACAAAGTTCTTAGGAACTTTGATTTTTAGAATACTAGAATTTACTGAGGCATTAAGCATTCCAAAGATATCTTTAGTATCATCTAAGTAGTCTGCAATAGAGAGATCATTTGTAGAAATAGTCTCCAATTGAATCTCGCTTGGAAGCTTAGACATTTGTGCTTGGTAAGCACCATTGATGAAATAGAGTGAGTACTCACCGAGAGGAGACTCTATTTCCTTTGCACTATCAGTCTTTGCTAGTTTAAAGCTCTCTGGAACGACATCAGTCACTTTCGTATAGAGCCAGTCTTCCATCTTAGTGTGAGGAAGACCTCTTTCTTTAAAAAAGTTTAATGCCGACTTTTGCACATCGCTCTTTGCAATTAGCTCAAGTTCTTTAATATAATTATCTGTAACTTCATTAATTTTCATATTTAACCTTACTTAATTAGCCAGTCGTAACCTTTCTCTTCAAGTTCTAACGCAAGCTCTTTTCCTCCAGACTTAATAATCTTCCCTTGGTAGAGAACGTGAACATAGTCTGGGACAATATAGTCAAGTAGACGTTGGTAATGTGTTACGAGAACGACAGAGTTGAATCTACTCTTAAGGGCATTTACACCTTTTGCCACAATCTTTAGAGCATCGATATCAAGTCCTGAATCTGTTTCATCTAGTAGAGCAAGTCTTGGATTTAGAACGGCCATCTGTAGAATTTCGTTCTTCTTCTTCTCTCCACCTGAGAAACCAGTGTTCACTGGTCTATTTAAAAATTCTTCTCTCATTTCAAGTAGTTTAAGTTTAGGCATAAGAATTTCTTTAAATGCAGCTTCATCCATTTCACCAGCACCGTTCGCCTTTGAAACTTCGTTGAATGACTCGTGAAGGAAGTTGAAGTTTGTTACACCTGGAATCTCAATAGGGTATTGAAAACCTAGGAAGATACCATTCTTTGCTCTCTCGTCTGCTTCGAGTTCAAGTAGATCAGAGTTCTTTCCATTGATATTATATTCAATTGACCCTTGCGTTACTTCAAACGCTGGGTGACCGGCGATGACCTTTGAAAGAGTACTCTTTCCCGATCCGTTTGGTCCCATAATTGCGTGAACCTCTCCGGCCTTAATCGTTAGGTCAATACCCCTTAAAATATCGTTATCTTCAACTTTTGCGTGTAAGTTCTTTATTTCAATCATTGTTATATTCCTTATCCAATCGAATTTTCTAATTTCATTTCTATTAACTTCACAGCTTCAACTGAGAACTCTAGTGGTAGCTCTTTGAAAACATCTGAGCAAAATCCATTTACGATCATAGAGATACATTTCTCCATATCCATTCCTCTTTGTTGTAAGTAAAAGAGTTGGTCTTCACTGATCTTTGATGTCGAGGCTTCGTGCTCTACAGTCGCTGTATTATTCTTTACATCTATATATGGGAATGTATTCGCAGCACACTTATCACCAACTAACATAGAGTCACATTGAGAGTAATTTCTTGCTCCTGTCGCCGACGGCATAACTTTTACAAGCCCACGGTAGTTATTTTCAGACTGCTCTGCAGAGATACCTTTAGAGATAATTGTACTCTTAGTATTTTTACCGATGTGAACCATCTTTGTTCCAGTATCGGCCTGCATTTTATTATTTGTTAAAGCAACAGAGTAGAAAGCACCTTGTGAGTTATCTCCAATGAGATTACAACTAGGGTATTTCCATGTGATTGCTGAACCGGCCTCTACTTGTGTCCAAGAGATTTTTGAATTTCGTCCAAGACAATTTCCTCTCTTAGTAACAAAGTTATAAATACCACCAATACCTTCTTTATTTCCTGCGTACCAATTTTGAACAGTAGAGTACTTAACTTCAGCATCATCTAAAGCAACAATTTCTACGATGGCAGCATGAAGTTGGTTCTCATCTCTTTGAGGAGCTGTACAACCTTCTAGGTAATTTACGAAGCTTCCTTTTTCGGCAACGATAAGAGTTCTCTCAAATTGCCCCGTCTCTTTAGCGTTGATTCTAAAGTATGTAGACAGATCCATTGGGCAAGTGACGCCTTCAGGAATATAGACAAATGAACCATCAGAAAAAACTGCAGAGTTTAGTGCTGCGTAGAAGTTATCTGCAGGTGGAACAACTGTACCAAGGTATTTCTTTACAAGTTCAGGGTAGTCTTTGACTGCTTCTGAAATAGAGCAAAAGATAACTCCTACTTTTTCCAAGTCTTCTTTATATGTTGTTGCAACAGAGACACTATCAAAGACCGCATCTACAGCAACGCCAGAAATTCTCTTTTGTTCAGAGAGAGGAATTCCTAACTTTTCAAAAGTTGCTAAAAGCTCTGGATCTACTTCATCTAAACTTGAAAGAGCTTCTTTCTTCTTAGGAGCAGCGTAGTAGTAGAGGTCTTCAAAGTCTATCGCAGGAATATCGAGTTTTGCCCAGTTGGGCTCTTTCATTGTCTTCCAAAGCTTAAAGGCCTTGAGTCTATACTCGAGAAGCCACTGCGGCTCTTCTTTCTTTTTAGAAATAAGTCTTACGATTTCCTCATTCAGACCTTTAGGAAACTCTTCAGTTTCGATATCTGTATAGAATCCGTACTTATACTCTTCTTGTAGAATTTCTTCGCTCATACTTGTGTTCCATTTGAATCTAATTCTTTAACAATGTCTTTAATTGGACATAGTTTGTTCTTATCACTGAACTCTTCTCCAAAAAGTAATTCTTGAATAGAGAGAGAGTTTAAAAATTGGTTTAATTTCTCACTGAGTGTGCTCATTGGATTAACGATATTGCAATCACAGTGAAGTTCGCATAGGCCTTTATTCGTTTGGCAGATTGATTTAACTTCTTTTGCCTCTATAATGCGTGCAAGTTTAAGATAGCTAATTGTTGAGAGGTCTACATTTATTGTATAACCACCTTTAATTCCTTTTACAGAAGATAGGATGTCGTGTGAGTTCATCACTTGCATGACTTTAGCTGTAGTGTCGAAAGGTGTTTTGAAGTGGTCACATATTTCACGCGCACTAGTTAGTTCGCCGCCTTTTTCGACCATGAATTTTAACGCCATTAGGGCGTATTCTACTTTTTTATTAACCTTCAGCATTAAATATCCTAAGTTACTAAAATCAATATATTTTCAGATAATTTCACACATATACCTTTAAATAAGTTAAAAAGAAACCTATTTCAGTCATTATAGAGGAAAAAATACGGTAAATTTTGGCTTATTTTGTTTGATGGCCCAAATTAATTTATATCAATTGTTATTTCAGTATCTTATAATTTAATTCTTAAGTGAGTGAGGAGGGGTTTTGCAGACGCGCTTTATTGTCTTTATCTCAATTTTAGCAACTTTTTCATTGCTTGAGTGTTTACTGAAGCGCCGTAGGGATCCCAATTTATATCCTTCAAATATCTATAGGCGACTTTCGAATATTGCTTTGCTGATGTTTGGAAGTTTACTTCTATTTCTTTGGAATCATTTTCTTCCACTGGTGAGTGCTTATAGGGCAACTGACTTCGGAGTGGGCCTTATTCCCTGGCTTGGTTTATCGTTTGAGGCAAGTGTGATTTTGGGTTTTATTCTTATGGACCTGCTCATTTACTTTCAACATCTCTTATTTCATAAAATTAAAATACTTTGGAAAGTTCACCGGGTACATCATTTAGATAATTTATTAGATGTCACAACGGCCCTGCGCTTTCATCCGCTAGAGTTGATCTTATCTCAGTTAATAAAGATCACTGGAGTTATAGCTTTTGGTGTTGGCCTAGAGAGTTTATTGCTTTTTGAAATTACTCTTAGTTCTTTTGCTATTTTTAATCATGCCAATATTCAATTGCCTAAGAAGTTGGATAAGTTCTTAGCTAGTCTTTTTGTAACACCTAATTTTCACGTCATTCATCACCATCCAAAACTTCATTTACATAATTCCAATTATGGATTTTGCTTATCTATTTGGGATAGAATTTTTAAAACTTATGAGAGTGCTAAGGTAGAGGACTATAGTGAATTTGATTGTGGTCTTGATAGTGAGTATAGAGACTCTTTTAAGGGAATGCTGAGCACTCCCTTTAGGAGATAATTCTTAGGCCGCTGTTCTCTCAATAGAGTGAGTAAGCTTTGAGTCCATATATTCATAGAGTAGGTAATCAAGAGTTTTATCTTCATAAAGTTTTACAAAGCTTTCGATAACACATATCTCAACGAGGTCTTGTCTAAGCTCAGGAGCTTGCTCTTTTTGAAGAGCTAAGAGAAAGTCAAAATCAAGTTGAATAGACTTTGATTCAGTATGTTTTTCAATTCGTGATAATATTTGTGATTTAATTTGTGACATTATTATTTTCTCCTCTAGCATAATGCATTTATCTAGTCTGAGACTAGTTGCGTACTTACTGTACTTATCGGAAAAATATTGATGTTGATTAAGCTTTGGGCATGGCTGAATAATATTTTTCTATGGTATTATAAAACAATTTTAAATTTTATCACTCTTAATTTATAAATAGTTTAAATTAAATAATTAGATAGGTAAGTAATGATCCCATTTGCAAGTTTGGCAGATAAGAGAATGGCCGAGAAGATCGCTCAAGAAGGACGTTCTCAAAATATTTATATTGAAATAAAGAATGTGAATAATGAATATATTCTCGAAGTAGATAAAGAAGAAAATATAGAAATTGCTACTGATATCTATCGAGTGATGATGGGATTACCTAAGCAGTTTACTCCATCAAAAGAGTGGAGTGAGATTGCAGCAGTTCCAATGGGTTTTGCTACTAAAGCTATTATAGTATTTTGTATTGCTGTCTACGCTCTCGATGCCTTAAAGATTATGCCAGAGTTATATTCAGTGATGAAGTTCTCATCTGATCCAAAACTTGGTCTTAATGAAATTGTCCAAGGTCAATTTTGGAGAGCGATTACTCCAATTTTTCTTCACTTTGGTTTAATGCATATCCTCTTTAATATGCTTTGGATGAAAGACTTGGGAAAATTAGTTGAAGTGGAGAGATCATCTAACTTTCTATTATTATTTATCTTAGTGGTGGGCTCTATCTCTAACTTCAGTCAGTACCTTATCTCAGGTCCAAATTTTGGAGGGATGAGTGGAGTCGTCTATGGTCTCCTTGGCTACCTATGGATGTATAAGCGCTTTAATAAAGAATCAAAATATTCTCTTCCAAAGAGTGATGTTATC
Proteins encoded in this window:
- a CDS encoding sterol desaturase family protein, giving the protein MQTRFIVFISILATFSLLECLLKRRRDPNLYPSNIYRRLSNIALLMFGSLLLFLWNHFLPLVSAYRATDFGVGLIPWLGLSFEASVILGFILMDLLIYFQHLLFHKIKILWKVHRVHHLDNLLDVTTALRFHPLELILSQLIKITGVIAFGVGLESLLLFEITLSSFAIFNHANIQLPKKLDKFLASLFVTPNFHVIHHHPKLHLHNSNYGFCLSIWDRIFKTYESAKVEDYSEFDCGLDSEYRDSFKGMLSTPFRR
- a CDS encoding rhomboid family intramembrane serine protease, translated to MIPFASLADKRMAEKIAQEGRSQNIYIEIKNVNNEYILEVDKEENIEIATDIYRVMMGLPKQFTPSKEWSEIAAVPMGFATKAIIVFCIAVYALDALKIMPELYSVMKFSSDPKLGLNEIVQGQFWRAITPIFLHFGLMHILFNMLWMKDLGKLVEVERSSNFLLLFILVVGSISNFSQYLISGPNFGGMSGVVYGLLGYLWMYKRFNKESKYSLPKSDVILMVGWFFLCLMGVFVFSIANMAHALGLSLGMFAGIFYGQYDTGRTDMKNSLLFTSLAILFSGLTLGVELFKLSQIQ